In Morococcus cerebrosus, a single genomic region encodes these proteins:
- a CDS encoding GNAT family N-acetyltransferase, with protein MLVCNPYEVVIHGTTNKGKIFRPSDWAERLCGILSSFTKDNRLSYSNWVRPMLVDNVRCVAVDKKLEEDNPQMFRFLMDFAADNDLRIIDCKELLKEQEAKAQGEPAERVPLAQAIEEKHAAEKAPVQAAAADYVLREIPPEDTSTAFAALSVLRSSLTDISKFTEQINTVQRPAGYRLLGIFEEGKHNAVAVCGFRESCNLASGRHIHIDDIVTLPQSRRKGYASRLLAEVRKIGAETGVTKIHLNVHVNHDRVDAHRLYFKNGFEICAYHFRCDPK; from the coding sequence ATGTTAGTCTGCAACCCTTACGAAGTCGTGATTCACGGCACAACCAACAAAGGCAAGATTTTCCGTCCCAGCGACTGGGCAGAACGCCTGTGCGGCATATTGTCCTCATTCACCAAAGACAACCGGCTGTCCTACTCCAACTGGGTGCGCCCCATGTTGGTGGACAACGTCCGCTGCGTCGCCGTCGATAAGAAACTCGAAGAAGACAATCCGCAGATGTTCCGTTTCCTGATGGACTTTGCCGCCGACAACGACCTGCGCATCATCGACTGCAAAGAGCTTTTGAAAGAACAGGAAGCCAAAGCACAAGGCGAACCTGCCGAACGCGTCCCGCTGGCGCAAGCCATCGAAGAAAAACACGCCGCCGAAAAAGCGCCGGTCCAAGCCGCCGCTGCCGACTACGTTTTGCGCGAAATACCGCCCGAAGACACATCCACCGCCTTCGCCGCCCTCAGCGTCCTGCGTTCTTCATTGACCGACATCAGCAAATTCACCGAACAAATCAACACCGTCCAACGCCCCGCCGGCTACCGCCTCTTGGGTATTTTCGAAGAAGGCAAACACAACGCCGTCGCTGTCTGCGGCTTCCGCGAATCCTGCAACCTCGCCAGCGGCCGCCATATCCACATCGACGACATCGTTACCCTGCCGCAAAGCCGCCGCAAAGGCTACGCCTCCCGCCTGTTGGCAGAAGTCCGTAAAATCGGCGCGGAAACAGGCGTGACCAAAATCCACCTCAACGTCCATGTTAATCACGACCGCGTCGATGCACACCGCCTGTATTTCAAAAACGGCTTCGAAATCTGCGCCTACCATTTCCGCTGCGATCCTAAATAA
- a CDS encoding ABC transporter ATP-binding protein, with translation MIQKIFSWFESRIDPYPEAAPKTPEKGLWRFIWSNIEGLRKWIAVLAVFTAGIGIMEALLFQFMGKVVDWLSKYTPATLFAEKGWALTAMAAMMVFFALWTFLASNVRLQTLQGVFPMRLRWNFHRLMLGQSLGFYQDEFAGRVSAKVMQTALALRDVVMTVADMVVYVLVYFITSGVILVALDGWLLLPFIGWMIGFALIMRFLIPKLGKTASRQADARSLMTGRITDAYSNITTVKLFSHGAREAAYAKQSMEEFMVTVHAQMRLATLLHTCSFIVNSSLTAGTTALGIWLWYHGQVGVGAVATATAMALRVNGLSQYIMWESARLFENIGTVNDGMVTLSKPQTILDKPNALPLKVSQGEIKFEHVDFSYEAGKPLLNGFNLTIRPGEKVGLIGRSGAGKSTIVNLLLRFYEPQSGTISIDGQNVDSVTQESLRAQIGLVTQDTSLLHRSVRDNIVYGRPDATDAEMISAAERAEAADFIPNLSDAKGRRGYDAHVGERGVKLSGGQRQRIAIARVMLKDAPILLLDEATSALDSEVEAAIQESLDKMMDGKTVIAIAHRLSTIAAMDRLIVLDKGRIIEEGSHTELLEKQGLYAKLWAHQSGGFLSEHVDWEHN, from the coding sequence ATGATTCAAAAAATATTCTCATGGTTCGAATCCCGAATCGACCCTTACCCCGAAGCCGCCCCGAAAACGCCTGAAAAAGGGCTGTGGCGGTTTATCTGGAGCAACATCGAAGGCCTGCGCAAATGGATTGCCGTCTTGGCGGTGTTTACCGCCGGCATCGGCATTATGGAAGCCCTGCTGTTTCAATTTATGGGCAAAGTCGTGGACTGGCTCAGCAAATACACGCCCGCCACCCTGTTTGCCGAAAAAGGCTGGGCATTGACGGCGATGGCGGCGATGATGGTGTTTTTCGCCCTCTGGACCTTCCTCGCGTCCAACGTGCGCCTGCAAACCCTGCAAGGCGTGTTCCCCATGCGCCTGCGCTGGAATTTCCACCGCCTGATGCTGGGGCAGAGCCTCGGTTTCTATCAGGACGAATTTGCCGGCCGCGTGTCCGCCAAAGTCATGCAGACCGCGCTGGCGTTGCGCGACGTGGTGATGACGGTTGCCGACATGGTCGTTTATGTGCTGGTGTATTTCATCACCTCCGGCGTGATTTTGGTCGCGCTCGACGGCTGGCTGCTGCTGCCCTTTATCGGCTGGATGATTGGCTTCGCCCTGATTATGCGCTTTCTGATTCCCAAGCTCGGCAAAACCGCTTCGCGTCAGGCGGATGCGCGTTCGCTGATGACCGGCCGCATTACTGACGCCTATTCCAACATCACCACCGTCAAACTCTTCTCCCACGGCGCGCGCGAGGCGGCCTACGCCAAGCAGTCGATGGAAGAATTTATGGTTACGGTACACGCCCAAATGCGTTTAGCGACGCTCCTGCACACTTGCAGCTTCATCGTCAACAGCTCGCTGACCGCCGGCACGACCGCGCTGGGCATCTGGCTTTGGTATCACGGACAGGTCGGCGTCGGCGCAGTGGCGACCGCCACCGCTATGGCGTTGCGCGTCAACGGCCTGTCGCAATACATCATGTGGGAATCCGCCCGATTGTTTGAAAACATCGGCACCGTCAACGACGGCATGGTAACCCTGTCCAAACCGCAAACCATCCTCGACAAGCCGAACGCCCTGCCGCTGAAAGTGTCGCAAGGCGAAATCAAGTTCGAACACGTCGATTTCTCCTACGAAGCCGGCAAGCCGCTGCTCAACGGCTTCAACCTCACCATCCGCCCGGGTGAAAAAGTCGGGCTGATCGGACGCAGTGGCGCGGGCAAATCCACCATCGTCAACCTGCTTTTGCGCTTCTACGAACCGCAAAGCGGCACGATTTCGATTGACGGGCAAAACGTGGACAGCGTGACCCAAGAAAGCCTGCGCGCCCAAATCGGTTTGGTCACGCAAGACACCTCGCTGCTGCACCGTTCCGTGCGCGACAACATCGTTTACGGCCGCCCCGACGCCACCGACGCCGAAATGATTTCCGCCGCCGAACGCGCCGAAGCCGCCGACTTCATCCCCAACCTTTCCGACGCCAAAGGGCGGCGCGGCTATGACGCCCACGTCGGCGAACGCGGCGTGAAACTCTCCGGCGGCCAGCGCCAACGCATCGCCATCGCCCGCGTCATGCTCAAAGACGCGCCGATTCTGCTGCTCGACGAAGCCACCAGCGCGCTCGACTCCGAAGTCGAAGCCGCCATCCAAGAAAGTCTCGACAAAATGATGGACGGCAAAACCGTCATCGCCATCGCCCACCGCCTCTCCACCATCGCCGCGATGGACAGGCTCATCGTCTTGGACAAAGGCCGCATCATCGAAGAAGGCAGCCACACCGAGTTGCTCGAGAAACAAGGTCTGTACGCCAAACTTTGGGCACACCAGAGCGGCGGTTTCTTGAGCGAACACGTTGATTGGGAACATAATTGA
- a CDS encoding M16 family metallopeptidase, giving the protein MKYAPAFLALILPLSVQAAVNIQRWTTPQGVQVLLAERHENPIIDMAVSFRGAGNASDPDGKSETAAFTATLLTGGTKEMDEETFNAQTNGLAVEIGSGTDNETATATLRSLSRPDTLKKAVSLFNGALARPRFDEAVFRRNQTQAATVLQQQETKPDFTAARTLARLSYPDHPYGKDAYTTVQSINGITLDDIRAFYRTRYGKNNAVVAIVGDIDRKGADRLVQDALSGLPDRAAASADVPPVKKHPAQRRDIPFAGEQAQIMLGMPLITRNDPDYYALVAGNYVLGGGGFDSRLMEVLRNQRGDTYGVYSNLTPERQAGMFTIAYSSRKPAARASLAAAQEVIRQFIAEGPTEKEMAQAKANITGSFPLRFDSNAKLLGYLSLIGVYNLPDDYLEAYPKAVAKLTAADVKAAWQKRVRPEDLNIIVVGAQ; this is encoded by the coding sequence ATGAAATACGCTCCTGCCTTCCTCGCCCTTATCCTGCCCCTGTCCGTACAGGCAGCGGTCAACATCCAACGCTGGACCACCCCGCAAGGCGTGCAGGTCCTCTTGGCCGAGCGGCATGAAAATCCGATTATCGACATGGCAGTCAGCTTCCGAGGCGCAGGCAACGCGTCCGATCCCGACGGCAAAAGCGAAACCGCCGCCTTCACCGCCACCCTGTTGACCGGCGGCACAAAGGAAATGGACGAAGAAACCTTCAACGCCCAAACCAACGGATTGGCAGTTGAAATCGGCAGCGGTACGGACAACGAAACCGCCACTGCCACCCTGCGCAGCCTGAGCCGTCCGGATACACTCAAAAAAGCCGTTTCCCTGTTCAACGGCGCACTGGCTCGCCCGCGTTTCGACGAAGCCGTGTTCCGACGCAACCAAACGCAAGCCGCCACCGTCCTGCAACAACAGGAAACCAAACCCGACTTCACCGCCGCCCGAACATTGGCGCGCCTCTCCTATCCCGACCACCCTTACGGCAAAGACGCATACACCACCGTACAAAGCATAAACGGCATCACGCTTGACGACATCCGCGCGTTTTACCGCACCCGCTACGGCAAAAACAATGCCGTCGTCGCCATCGTCGGCGATATAGACCGCAAAGGCGCCGACCGCCTCGTGCAAGACGCATTGTCCGGACTGCCCGACCGTGCTGCCGCATCGGCCGACGTTCCGCCCGTCAAAAAACATCCTGCACAACGCCGCGACATCCCCTTTGCCGGCGAACAGGCACAAATCATGCTCGGAATGCCGCTGATTACCCGCAACGACCCCGACTACTACGCGCTTGTTGCCGGCAACTACGTCCTCGGCGGCGGCGGATTCGACAGCCGCCTGATGGAAGTCCTGCGCAATCAGAGGGGCGACACCTACGGCGTGTACAGCAACCTTACTCCGGAACGTCAGGCAGGCATGTTCACCATCGCTTATTCTTCGCGCAAACCCGCCGCCCGCGCCTCGCTTGCTGCCGCACAGGAAGTTATCAGGCAGTTCATCGCCGAAGGTCCGACTGAAAAAGAAATGGCTCAGGCAAAAGCCAACATCACAGGCAGCTTCCCCCTGCGTTTCGATTCCAACGCCAAACTGCTCGGCTACCTGAGCCTCATCGGCGTCTATAACCTGCCCGACGACTACCTTGAAGCCTACCCCAAAGCCGTCGCCAAACTGACCGCCGCCGACGTCAAAGCCGCCTGGCAAAAACGCGTCCGCCCCGAAGACTTGAATATCATCGTGGTCGGTGCGCAGTAA